In a genomic window of Musa acuminata AAA Group cultivar baxijiao unplaced genomic scaffold, Cavendish_Baxijiao_AAA HiC_scaffold_1140, whole genome shotgun sequence:
- the LOC103970578 gene encoding glucan endo-1,3-beta-glucosidase 12-like isoform X1, protein MITAVPRLLSLVLILVVLTPRSESSTSNISPELGVVADGGGQGNQWCIADEQTAADVLQVALDWACGAGGANCSMIQPNKPCYLPNTVKDHASYAFNSYWQKHKHQGGTCYFNAAAMVTDLNPSHDACQFESLP, encoded by the exons ATGATCACTGCTGTGCCAAGGTTGCTCTCACTAGTTCTGATCCTTGTGGTACTGACACCAAGATCAG AGTCGTCTACCTCCAACATTTCACCAGAATTGGGGGTGGTGGCAGATGGCGGTGGTCAAGGGAATCAGTGGTGCATAGCAGATGAGCAAACGGCGGCTGATGTTCTACAAGTGGCTCTCGATTGGGCATGTGGCGCTGGGGGTGCAAATTGCAGCATGATCCAACCAAACAAGCCCTGCTATCTTCCCAACACTGTCAAGGACCATGCATCCTACGCTTTCAACAGCTACTGGCAAAAACACAAACACCAAGGAGGCACCTGCTACTTCAATGCTGCTGCCATGGTCACAGACTTGAACCCAA GTCATGATGCTTGCCAGTTCGAATCGCTGCCTTGA
- the LOC103970578 gene encoding glucan endo-1,3-beta-glucosidase 1-like isoform X2, which yields MITAVPRLLSLVLILVVLTPRSDGGGQGNQWCIADEQTAADVLQVALDWACGAGGANCSMIQPNKPCYLPNTVKDHASYAFNSYWQKHKHQGGTCYFNAAAMVTDLNPSHDACQFESLP from the exons ATGATCACTGCTGTGCCAAGGTTGCTCTCACTAGTTCTGATCCTTGTGGTACTGACACCAAGATCAG ATGGCGGTGGTCAAGGGAATCAGTGGTGCATAGCAGATGAGCAAACGGCGGCTGATGTTCTACAAGTGGCTCTCGATTGGGCATGTGGCGCTGGGGGTGCAAATTGCAGCATGATCCAACCAAACAAGCCCTGCTATCTTCCCAACACTGTCAAGGACCATGCATCCTACGCTTTCAACAGCTACTGGCAAAAACACAAACACCAAGGAGGCACCTGCTACTTCAATGCTGCTGCCATGGTCACAGACTTGAACCCAA GTCATGATGCTTGCCAGTTCGAATCGCTGCCTTGA
- the LOC103970577 gene encoding uncharacterized protein LOC103970577 has translation MLIFLPKEFAVRIVWLRISSSLVHSLVLIASCIVWIRVKPSKRDDREALRCSRSYQSIRLMAATPLPLRCRLPPPIPQRRRVISSDRLAVTATGTTNTRLHQLGGRGQPPTRVNAVGVTDLAPVEITWQIAVGALAGITPFVVAGIEFSKRIIAQRKCEVCAGSGLVLLKDKSYVRCPGCGGFLPWQSWKRFFTG, from the exons ATGCTAATATTCCTCCCAAAAG AGTTTGCAGTCAGAATTGTGTGGCTAAGGATCAGCAGCAGCTTAGTGCATTCTCTGGTGTTGATCGCTTCATGCATTGTGTGGATCCGAGTGAAGCCCTCCAAGAGAGACGACAGAGAAGCCCTCCGCTGTTCACGTTCGTATCAGTCTATCCGCCTGATGGCAGCTACTCCACTTCCTCTTCGATGTCGCCTTCCTCCTCCAATTCCTCAGAGAAGGAGAGTCATCTCGTCTGATCGTCTTGCGGTTACTGCCACAGGAACAACCAACACTCGGCTTCATCAACTCGGCGGCCGTGGACAGCCTCCGACGAGGGTGAACGCTGTCGGAGTAACCGATCTGGCCCCTGTTGAGATCACCTGGCAGATCGCCGTCGGCGCAttag CTGGAATTACACCCTTCGTGGTTGCCGGGATCGAGTTCAGCAAGAGAATC ATAGCACAAAGAAAATGTGAAGTTTGTGCAGGCTCTGGTCTTGTTCTTCTTAAGGACAAGAGCTATGTCCGATGTCCTGGCTGTG GTGGATTTCTCCCATGGCAGTCTTGGAAAAGATTCTTCACAGGCTAG